A part of Homoserinibacter sp. YIM 151385 genomic DNA contains:
- a CDS encoding ABC transporter permease: MRAVDRREHAPSILVAALSSAFGVALLQITGLLAAAIRAAPGTGGSDMVGVMLSIVALVFVAIAVYVGAIVTANTFATIVAGRARTIALLRLIGASAVAQRRAVAREGLAVGIVGGLLGAVVGTLAALGLAGLARGAGWLPEISYSWIDPVVLVPVAAVVLTTWLASWIGSRRVLSVTPLQALGGAQELSREEAVQRPVRNRVAIALFALGTLLLAAGVLVGLVNPLGVLIGVVGGILSFSGLVLGAHLVMPPALRLVGRLLGRGPAARLAAENALRYPERSARTTIGVVIGVTLVTMFGVAIASFENIIAAARAEQPDVYQGTDEILATVTLVFSSLVGFSALIAAVGLVNNLSLSVLQRTRELGLLRALGFSARQLRNMVRAEAGQLTVAALAVGLLLGAGYGWAGAQSLLGSIQGSPGIVVPGIPWIVVGVVVGSAVLLTWIASAAPARRATRVSPVTALAVQ, encoded by the coding sequence ATGAGGGCCGTGGACCGGCGCGAGCACGCGCCCAGCATCCTCGTCGCGGCGCTCTCGAGCGCCTTCGGCGTCGCGCTCCTGCAGATCACCGGGCTGCTCGCGGCGGCGATCCGCGCCGCCCCCGGCACCGGCGGCAGCGACATGGTGGGCGTCATGCTGAGCATCGTCGCCCTCGTGTTCGTCGCGATCGCGGTCTACGTCGGCGCGATCGTCACCGCGAACACCTTCGCGACGATCGTCGCCGGCCGCGCGCGGACCATCGCGCTCCTCCGGCTCATCGGCGCGAGCGCCGTCGCCCAGCGCCGGGCCGTCGCCCGCGAGGGGCTCGCCGTCGGCATCGTCGGCGGGCTCCTCGGCGCGGTCGTCGGCACGCTCGCGGCGCTCGGGCTCGCGGGTCTCGCGCGCGGCGCCGGGTGGCTGCCCGAGATCTCGTACTCGTGGATCGACCCCGTCGTCCTCGTGCCCGTCGCGGCCGTCGTGCTCACGACCTGGCTCGCCTCCTGGATCGGCTCGCGCCGCGTCCTCTCCGTCACGCCGCTCCAGGCGCTCGGCGGCGCGCAGGAGCTGAGCCGCGAGGAGGCCGTGCAGCGGCCCGTGCGGAACCGGGTCGCGATCGCGCTCTTCGCGCTGGGCACGCTGCTGCTCGCCGCGGGCGTGCTCGTCGGCCTCGTGAACCCGCTCGGCGTCCTCATCGGCGTCGTCGGCGGCATCCTGTCCTTCTCCGGCCTCGTGCTCGGCGCGCACCTCGTCATGCCGCCCGCGCTCCGCCTCGTCGGGCGCCTGCTCGGCCGCGGTCCCGCCGCGCGACTGGCCGCCGAGAACGCCCTCCGCTACCCCGAGCGCAGCGCGCGCACCACGATCGGCGTCGTCATCGGCGTCACGCTCGTCACCATGTTCGGCGTCGCGATCGCGAGCTTCGAGAACATCATCGCGGCCGCCCGCGCCGAGCAGCCCGACGTCTATCAGGGCACCGACGAGATCCTCGCGACCGTCACGCTCGTCTTCTCCAGCCTCGTCGGCTTCAGCGCCCTCATCGCCGCCGTCGGGCTCGTCAACAACCTCTCCCTCAGCGTCCTGCAGCGCACCCGCGAGCTCGGGCTGCTGCGTGCCCTCGGCTTCAGTGCCCGCCAGCTGCGGAACATGGTGCGCGCCGAGGCCGGCCAGCTCACGGTCGCGGCCCTCGCCGTCGGGCTGCTGCTCGGCGCGGGCTACGGCTGGGCGGGGGCGCAGTCCCTGCTCGGCTCGATCCAGGGGAGCCCCGGCATCGTCGTGCCGGGCATCCCGTGGATCGTCGTCGGGGTCGTCGTCGGGAGCGCCGTCCTGCTCACCTGGATCGCCTCCGCGGCACCCGCACGGCGCGCGACGCGGGTCTCGCCGGTCACCGCGCTCGCGGTCCAGTAG
- a CDS encoding sensor histidine kinase: MLRALTTRQLVADAVIAGVVFLAFLVWVLVLGIVPGLLVLVLYSAAVFFRRLQPGIGLAIAWAASLLHMAAQLDPNPINLLVLGVLYATARHGSRLVRWLGFASAFVAAAFIAAYVVLVPAVIEYLGGGGGSILLQRVTLGAFLFGAALAGFLLCWTAGLLVGTWQVARASAAAREDAEREVVAEQERTRIARDMHDVVAHSLAVVIAQADGARYLKGKDPAALDGALDTIGSTAREALADVRVLLGQLRHSQGSAPQPVIADLERLYAQLRAAGLDVREERSGEPHPLGTSPQLAVYRIVQEALTNALRHGDTAEPVLIRFDWAPGGLHLSISNAVGAPRSGPIPGTGHGVAGMTERALIVGGRLDAVRTDDRYTVRAWLPSGERAAERTAQP, encoded by the coding sequence ATGCTCCGCGCCCTCACGACCCGCCAGCTGGTGGCCGACGCCGTCATCGCGGGCGTCGTCTTCCTGGCGTTCCTCGTGTGGGTGCTCGTCCTGGGGATCGTCCCGGGGCTGCTCGTGCTCGTGCTCTACAGCGCGGCCGTGTTCTTCCGGCGGCTCCAGCCGGGGATCGGACTCGCGATCGCCTGGGCGGCATCCCTGCTGCACATGGCCGCGCAGCTCGACCCGAACCCGATCAACCTCCTCGTGCTCGGCGTGCTCTACGCGACCGCGCGGCACGGCTCCAGACTCGTGCGCTGGCTCGGCTTCGCCTCGGCCTTCGTCGCGGCCGCCTTCATCGCCGCCTACGTGGTGCTCGTGCCCGCCGTGATCGAGTACCTGGGCGGGGGCGGCGGCAGCATCCTCCTCCAGCGCGTCACCCTCGGCGCCTTCCTCTTCGGCGCGGCCCTCGCCGGGTTCCTGCTCTGCTGGACGGCCGGCCTGCTGGTCGGCACCTGGCAGGTCGCGCGGGCGAGCGCGGCAGCCCGCGAGGACGCCGAGCGGGAGGTCGTGGCCGAGCAGGAGCGGACCAGGATCGCGCGCGACATGCACGACGTCGTCGCGCACTCGCTGGCGGTCGTCATCGCCCAGGCGGACGGCGCCCGGTATCTCAAGGGCAAGGACCCGGCGGCGCTCGACGGCGCGCTCGACACGATCGGCTCGACCGCCCGCGAGGCTCTCGCCGACGTCCGGGTGCTGCTCGGCCAGCTCCGCCACAGCCAGGGCAGCGCCCCCCAGCCCGTCATCGCCGACCTCGAGCGCCTCTACGCGCAGCTGCGCGCCGCGGGCCTCGACGTGCGCGAGGAGCGAAGCGGCGAACCGCATCCCCTCGGCACCTCGCCGCAGCTCGCCGTGTACCGGATCGTGCAGGAGGCGCTCACCAACGCGCTGCGGCACGGCGACACGGCCGAGCCGGTGCTCATCCGCTTCGACTGGGCGCCCGGCGGTCTGCACCTCTCGATCTCGAACGCGGTCGGCGCGCCCCGCTCCGGGCCCATCCCGGGCACCGGGCACGGGGTCGCCGGCATGACCGAGCGCGCCCTCATCGTCGGCGGGCGGCTGGATGCGGTCCGCACCGATGATCGCTACACCGTCCGCGCCTGGCTGCCCTCCGGCGAGCGCGCCGCAGAGAGGACCGCCCAGCCATGA
- the leuA gene encoding 2-isopropylmalate synthase, protein MKNTQQASGMPVHRYRPYHEQIAVELPDRTWPARRIEQAPIWCAVDLRDGNQALIDPMSPERKRVMFELLVKMGYKQIEVGFPSASQTDFDFVRELIEQDLIPEDVTIQVLTQAREHLIARTYEAIRGARQAIVHLYNSTSIVQREVVFRTDRQGIIDIALGGARLCRQYEQTIPETAVYYEYSPESYTGTELEFAVDVCNQVLEILEPTPERKVIINLPATVEMASPNVYADSIEWMSRHLAHRENVILSLHPHNDRGTAIAAAELGYLAGADRIEGCLFGNGERTGNVDLVALGINLFTQGIDPQIDFSDLDHIKRTAEYCNQLAVHERSPWAGDLVYTAFSGSHQDAIKKGFEAMDAKAAASGIPVAQAEWAVPYLPVDPKDLGRGYEAVVRVNSQSGKGGVAYLLKTDHALDLPRKLQIEFSQVVQAKTDAEGGEVTSEQIWTVFQDEYLPAQASDAKWGRFELVSTRTASDMSGSTTLDIRLRVGDEVEEAQGVGSGPIAAFLEIMAGEGHRVQLFDYVEHTLSASGDASAAAYVLLEVDGRTLWGVGIDADISTASLKAVVSAVNRAIRLDAGRAVAELAGV, encoded by the coding sequence ATGAAGAACACCCAGCAGGCCTCGGGCATGCCCGTCCACCGCTACCGTCCGTACCACGAGCAGATCGCCGTCGAGCTGCCGGATCGGACCTGGCCCGCCCGCCGCATCGAGCAGGCGCCCATCTGGTGCGCCGTCGACCTGCGCGACGGCAACCAGGCCCTCATCGATCCCATGAGCCCCGAGCGCAAGCGCGTCATGTTCGAGCTGCTCGTCAAGATGGGCTACAAGCAGATCGAGGTCGGGTTCCCCTCGGCCAGCCAGACCGACTTCGACTTCGTGCGCGAGCTCATCGAGCAGGACCTCATCCCCGAGGACGTCACCATCCAGGTGCTGACGCAGGCGCGCGAGCACCTCATCGCCCGCACCTACGAGGCGATCAGGGGCGCACGCCAGGCGATCGTGCACCTCTACAACTCGACGAGCATCGTCCAGCGGGAGGTCGTGTTCCGCACCGACCGCCAGGGCATCATCGACATCGCGCTGGGCGGAGCGCGTCTCTGCCGGCAGTACGAGCAGACGATCCCCGAGACAGCCGTTTACTACGAGTACTCGCCCGAGAGCTACACGGGCACCGAGCTCGAGTTCGCGGTCGACGTCTGCAACCAGGTGCTCGAGATCCTCGAGCCGACGCCCGAGCGCAAGGTCATCATCAACCTGCCCGCGACCGTCGAGATGGCGAGCCCGAACGTGTACGCCGACTCCATCGAGTGGATGTCGCGCCACCTCGCCCACCGCGAGAACGTGATCCTGTCGCTCCACCCGCACAACGACCGCGGCACCGCGATCGCCGCGGCCGAGCTCGGCTACCTGGCCGGCGCCGACCGCATCGAGGGCTGCCTCTTCGGCAACGGCGAGCGCACCGGCAACGTCGACCTCGTCGCGCTCGGCATCAACCTGTTCACGCAGGGCATCGATCCGCAGATCGACTTCAGCGACCTCGACCACATCAAGCGCACGGCCGAGTACTGCAACCAGCTCGCGGTCCACGAGCGCAGCCCCTGGGCGGGCGACCTCGTGTACACGGCCTTCAGCGGCAGCCATCAGGACGCCATCAAGAAGGGCTTCGAGGCGATGGACGCGAAGGCCGCGGCCTCCGGCATCCCCGTCGCGCAGGCCGAGTGGGCCGTGCCGTATCTGCCCGTCGACCCGAAGGACCTGGGGCGCGGCTACGAGGCGGTCGTGCGGGTGAACTCGCAGTCCGGCAAGGGCGGCGTCGCGTACCTGCTCAAGACCGACCACGCCCTCGACCTGCCGCGCAAGCTGCAGATCGAGTTCAGCCAGGTCGTGCAGGCGAAGACCGACGCGGAGGGCGGCGAGGTCACGAGCGAGCAGATCTGGACGGTGTTCCAGGACGAGTACCTGCCGGCGCAGGCCTCCGACGCGAAGTGGGGTCGCTTCGAGCTCGTCTCGACGCGCACCGCCTCCGACATGTCCGGCTCGACGACCCTCGACATCCGGCTGCGCGTCGGCGACGAGGTCGAGGAGGCGCAGGGCGTCGGCAGCGGCCCCATCGCGGCCTTCCTCGAGATCATGGCCGGCGAGGGGCACCGGGTGCAGCTCTTCGACTACGTGGAGCACACGCTCTCCGCCTCCGGTGACGCCTCCGCCGCCGCGTACGTGCTGCTCGAGGTCGACGGCCGCACCCTGTGGGGGGTGGGCATCGACGCGGACATCTCCACGGCCTCCCTCAAGGCGGTCGTCTCGGCCGTGAACCGCGCGATCCGCCTCGACGCGGGCCGCGCGGTCGCCGAGCTCGCGGGCGTCTGA
- a CDS encoding response regulator, whose translation MTEPIRVALVDDQALFRAGIRMLVSSQDDLEFVGEAGDGVEGVRLAAEQRPDVILMDIRMPVMDGIEATGRILERIEPGGDGPRVIVLTTFDLDEAATRAIRAGASGFLLKDADPEFLLAAIRTVHAGTAVIAASATRELFEHFDSRAQREPVPAAFEELTARERDIFLLAARGLSNSEIAASEYVSEATVKTHISRVLAKLGLRDRVQLVVYAFEHRLVD comes from the coding sequence ATGACCGAGCCCATCCGCGTCGCGCTCGTCGACGACCAGGCGCTCTTCCGCGCCGGGATCCGCATGCTCGTCTCCTCGCAGGACGACCTCGAGTTCGTCGGGGAGGCCGGCGACGGCGTCGAGGGCGTGCGGCTCGCGGCGGAGCAGCGGCCCGACGTCATCCTCATGGACATCCGGATGCCGGTCATGGACGGCATCGAGGCGACGGGTCGGATCCTCGAGCGCATCGAGCCGGGCGGCGACGGACCGCGGGTGATCGTGCTCACGACCTTCGACCTCGACGAGGCCGCGACCCGAGCCATCCGGGCCGGGGCGTCCGGATTCCTGCTCAAGGATGCCGACCCCGAGTTCCTGCTCGCCGCGATCCGCACCGTCCACGCGGGGACCGCGGTGATCGCCGCCTCCGCGACGCGCGAGCTCTTCGAGCACTTCGACTCGCGCGCCCAGCGCGAGCCGGTCCCCGCGGCCTTCGAGGAGCTCACGGCGCGCGAGCGCGACATCTTCCTCCTCGCGGCGCGCGGGCTCAGCAACAGCGAGATCGCCGCGAGCGAGTACGTCAGCGAGGCGACCGTCAAGACCCACATCAGCCGCGTGCTCGCGAAGCTCGGACTCCGCGACCGCGTGCAGCTCGTCGTCTACGCCTTCGAGCACCGGCTCGTGGACTGA
- a CDS encoding putative glycolipid-binding domain-containing protein encodes MLEASWRDEETGAVERLRVTTGLEVRASSVIQGGEGAIRYELVLGADWTTRSLELESTAGGTLHVSSDGQGGWEVDGQTRPDLAEAVDLDLAATPFTNTLPIQRLGGALAEGEQLELVVAWVDPSSLELHPDRQVYTRLGPQRWRFASPDSGFERDLEVDEHGLVLDYPGLFTRIGG; translated from the coding sequence ATGCTCGAGGCGAGCTGGCGGGACGAGGAGACAGGCGCGGTCGAGCGGCTGCGTGTGACGACGGGGCTCGAGGTGCGCGCGAGCTCCGTCATCCAGGGCGGCGAGGGCGCGATCCGCTACGAGCTCGTGCTCGGTGCCGACTGGACGACGCGCTCGCTCGAGCTCGAGTCGACCGCGGGCGGCACCCTCCACGTGTCCTCCGACGGCCAGGGCGGCTGGGAGGTCGACGGCCAGACGCGACCCGACCTCGCCGAGGCCGTCGATCTCGACCTCGCGGCCACCCCGTTCACGAACACCCTCCCCATCCAGCGGCTGGGCGGCGCACTCGCCGAGGGCGAGCAGCTCGAGCTGGTGGTCGCGTGGGTCGACCCCTCCTCGCTGGAGCTGCACCCCGATCGCCAGGTCTACACGCGGCTCGGCCCGCAGCGCTGGCGCTTCGCCTCGCCGGACTCCGGGTTCGAGCGCGATCTCGAGGTCGACGAGCACGGGCTGGTCCTCGACTACCCGGGTCTCTTCACGAGGATCGGCGGGTGA
- a CDS encoding trimeric intracellular cation channel family protein: MTEALFTIPLWADLTAIGIGSLQGALFAAGFRDRRLDLLGVAIIGIATGFGGGIVRDVLLAQTPAALQSNWHLLVATGAALLGMLLERLFHRLRHVITVLDALTLGLFGAIGTSKALALGLPPVPAVFLGAITAVGGSILRDLLLNLPIALMHVGSLYAVAAVAGAGVLVAGSAAGLPIVVAAVLCVVVTVVIRILAVLFRWSLPEQRSIAWRVSWRRRGA, encoded by the coding sequence GTGACCGAGGCGCTCTTCACCATCCCGCTCTGGGCCGATCTCACCGCGATCGGCATCGGCAGCCTCCAGGGCGCGCTCTTCGCGGCCGGATTCCGCGACCGGCGCCTCGACCTGCTCGGCGTCGCGATCATCGGCATCGCGACGGGATTCGGCGGCGGCATCGTGCGCGACGTCCTCCTCGCGCAGACCCCGGCGGCGCTGCAGAGCAACTGGCACCTGCTCGTCGCGACCGGCGCGGCGCTCCTGGGCATGCTGCTCGAGCGGCTCTTCCACCGACTGCGCCATGTGATCACGGTGCTCGATGCGCTGACGCTCGGCCTGTTCGGCGCGATCGGGACCTCGAAGGCGCTCGCGCTCGGCCTGCCACCGGTCCCCGCCGTGTTCCTGGGGGCGATCACGGCCGTCGGCGGCTCGATCCTCCGCGACCTGCTGCTCAACCTCCCGATCGCGCTCATGCACGTCGGCTCGCTGTACGCGGTCGCCGCGGTCGCCGGGGCCGGTGTGCTCGTCGCCGGGTCGGCCGCGGGTCTCCCGATCGTCGTCGCGGCGGTGCTCTGCGTCGTCGTGACGGTCGTGATCCGCATCCTCGCGGTGCTGTTCCGCTGGTCGCTGCCCGAGCAGCGCAGCATCGCGTGGCGCGTCAGCTGGCGGCGCCGCGGCGCCTGA
- a CDS encoding ABC transporter ATP-binding protein: MEITTTDLGLVARVQHLAKTYGSHGSPVSALDDVTLGIRRGEFTAIMGPSGSGKSTLMHIMAGLDSASSGRVWLGDAEITGMRDAQLTLLRRRRVGFVFQSFNLVPTLDIEGNILLPFELDGRRPTATERAWIDELETALGLGGRLRHRPHELSGGQQQRVAIARALASRPDLVFADEPTGNLDSRTGREVLGLLATASRDYGQSIAMVTHDPIAASYADRILFLADGRLVEERAGMTPEAISTAMLQMEGAA, from the coding sequence ATGGAGATCACGACCACGGACCTGGGGCTCGTCGCCCGCGTCCAGCACCTCGCCAAGACCTACGGGAGCCACGGTTCGCCCGTCTCGGCGCTCGACGATGTCACCCTGGGCATCCGCCGCGGCGAGTTCACCGCCATCATGGGCCCCTCCGGCTCCGGCAAGTCGACGCTCATGCACATCATGGCCGGCCTCGACAGCGCGAGCTCCGGCCGCGTCTGGCTCGGCGACGCGGAGATCACCGGGATGCGGGACGCCCAGCTCACGCTCCTGCGCCGACGCCGGGTCGGCTTCGTGTTCCAGTCCTTCAACCTCGTGCCGACCCTCGACATCGAGGGCAACATCCTGCTGCCCTTCGAGCTCGACGGCCGCCGCCCGACCGCGACCGAGCGCGCCTGGATCGACGAGCTCGAGACGGCACTCGGCCTCGGCGGCCGCCTGCGGCACCGGCCGCACGAGCTCTCGGGGGGCCAGCAGCAGCGCGTCGCGATCGCGCGCGCGCTCGCCAGCCGGCCCGACCTCGTCTTCGCCGACGAGCCCACCGGCAACCTCGACTCGCGCACCGGCCGCGAGGTCCTCGGGCTCCTCGCCACCGCGAGCCGCGACTACGGCCAGAGCATCGCGATGGTCACGCACGACCCCATCGCGGCGAGCTACGCGGACCGCATCCTCTTCCTCGCCGACGGCCGACTCGTCGAGGAGCGCGCGGGCATGACCCCCGAGGCGATCTCGACGGCGATGCTCCAGATGGAGGGCGCGGCATGA
- a CDS encoding NUDIX hydrolase — MGEGAIELAVSTVIFALQPEAGTGRPSIRVPLVRRTRAPFEGGWALPGGWADAREGLAASARRTLAETTGLEPAYLEQLYTLGAVDRSPTGRVVSVVYWALVRAEEAEAVPEGENVAWFPAEELPQLAFDHARIVEYALWRLRTKMEYSRIAHALLGETFTISELRRVHEAVRGVVLDPANFRRHVESSPALVPTGERLTGGAHRPPRLYRYDTEVRLADNGPLDDTEESR, encoded by the coding sequence ATGGGCGAAGGGGCGATCGAGCTCGCGGTCTCGACCGTGATCTTCGCGCTGCAGCCGGAGGCCGGGACGGGCCGGCCCAGCATCCGCGTGCCGCTCGTGCGCCGCACCCGCGCGCCGTTCGAGGGCGGTTGGGCGCTCCCCGGCGGCTGGGCCGATGCCCGGGAGGGACTCGCGGCCTCCGCGCGCCGCACCCTCGCCGAGACGACGGGCCTCGAGCCCGCCTATCTCGAGCAGCTCTACACGCTCGGCGCGGTCGACCGCTCGCCGACGGGGCGCGTGGTGAGCGTCGTCTACTGGGCGCTCGTGCGCGCCGAGGAGGCGGAGGCGGTGCCCGAGGGGGAGAACGTCGCGTGGTTCCCGGCCGAGGAGCTGCCGCAGCTGGCCTTCGACCATGCCCGCATCGTCGAGTACGCGCTCTGGCGGCTCCGGACGAAGATGGAGTACAGCCGCATCGCCCACGCGCTGCTCGGCGAGACCTTCACGATCAGCGAGCTGCGCCGAGTGCACGAGGCGGTGCGCGGGGTCGTCCTGGATCCGGCGAACTTCCGGCGGCACGTCGAGTCCTCGCCGGCCCTCGTCCCGACGGGCGAGCGGCTGACGGGCGGCGCGCACCGCCCGCCGCGCCTGTACCGCTACGACACGGAGGTGCGGCTCGCCGACAACGGCCCCCTCGACGACACGGAGGAGAGCCGATGA
- the recO gene encoding DNA repair protein RecO: MPTYRDDAVVLRTHKLGEADRIVTLLSRQHGKIRAVAKGVRRTGSRFGSRLEPFMVVDAQFYIGRSLDIVQQAESIGAYGAEIALDYGRYTAATAMAETADKLTEHEAGLQHYLLLVGALRSLARGEHEAGLTLDSYLLRALSIAGWAPSFRDCAVTGAPGPHRTFVVQLGGVVSDAVAPPGSPRLDAATLDHLAALLTGDWETVDGAEDRTRAQASGIVAAYTQFHMERALRSLEHVDRTPA, translated from the coding sequence GTGCCTACCTACCGTGACGACGCCGTCGTGCTGCGGACGCACAAGCTCGGCGAGGCCGACCGCATCGTCACCCTCCTGAGCCGGCAGCACGGCAAGATCCGCGCGGTCGCGAAGGGCGTTCGCCGCACCGGATCGCGTTTCGGCTCGCGGCTCGAGCCCTTCATGGTGGTGGACGCGCAGTTCTACATCGGCCGGAGCCTCGACATCGTGCAGCAGGCGGAGTCCATCGGCGCCTACGGCGCGGAGATCGCGCTCGACTACGGCCGCTACACCGCCGCGACGGCCATGGCCGAGACCGCCGACAAGCTCACCGAGCACGAGGCGGGGCTCCAGCACTACCTGCTGCTGGTCGGTGCGCTCCGCTCTCTGGCACGGGGCGAGCACGAGGCGGGACTGACCCTCGACTCCTACCTGCTCCGCGCGCTCTCGATCGCCGGCTGGGCCCCGAGCTTCCGCGACTGCGCCGTGACGGGGGCGCCCGGACCGCACCGCACCTTCGTCGTGCAGCTCGGCGGGGTGGTGAGCGACGCCGTCGCGCCGCCGGGATCGCCGCGCCTCGACGCGGCGACGCTCGACCATCTGGCCGCCCTCCTCACGGGCGACTGGGAGACGGTCGACGGCGCCGAGGATCGCACCCGCGCGCAGGCGAGCGGCATCGTCGCCGCGTACACCCAGTTCCACATGGAGCGCGCGCTGCGCTCGCTGGAGCACGTCGATCGGACCCCCGCATGA
- the trxA gene encoding thioredoxin, with protein MSTVDLTEQDFEQAITGEGIVLVDFWAEWCGPCKAFAPIYESASEDHEDVVFAKVDTEAQPGLSAAADIQAIPTLMVFRDGIGLFKQAGALPRPALEEILQQVRALDMDDVRAKIATQQQAAESAGA; from the coding sequence ATGTCGACCGTCGATCTCACCGAGCAGGACTTCGAGCAGGCCATCACCGGCGAGGGCATCGTCCTCGTCGACTTCTGGGCCGAGTGGTGCGGGCCCTGCAAGGCCTTCGCCCCGATCTACGAGAGCGCCTCGGAGGACCACGAGGACGTCGTCTTCGCCAAGGTCGACACCGAGGCGCAGCCCGGGCTCTCGGCCGCGGCCGACATCCAGGCGATCCCGACGCTCATGGTCTTCCGCGACGGCATCGGCCTCTTCAAGCAGGCCGGCGCGCTCCCGCGCCCGGCGCTCGAGGAGATCCTGCAGCAGGTCCGCGCGCTCGACATGGACGACGTCCGCGCGAAGATCGCGACGCAGCAGCAGGCCGCGGAGTCCGCGGGCGCCTGA
- a CDS encoding isoprenyl transferase produces the protein MSPVPKTHKDAVPFRPIDWTGLAPPALPAAAVPAHVALVMDGNGRWANRKGLSRVEGHKAGEASLLDVVAGALQIGVKHLSVYAFSTENWSRSPEEVRFLMGFNRDVLHRRRDQLNEWGVRVRWAGRRPRLWRSVVDELEYAQDLTAGNSKLTLTMCVNYGGRTEIQDAVRRIAADAAAGRIRPDRISEKTIQRHLYTADLPDVDLFVRSSGEQRTSNFLLWQSAYAEMVFLDTLWPDFTREQLWEAIRIYASRSRRFGGAIDAPGAVS, from the coding sequence ATGAGCCCCGTCCCGAAGACCCACAAGGATGCGGTCCCGTTCCGTCCCATCGACTGGACGGGTCTGGCCCCGCCGGCGCTGCCCGCGGCCGCCGTGCCGGCGCATGTCGCGCTCGTCATGGACGGCAACGGCCGCTGGGCCAATCGCAAGGGGCTGTCGCGCGTCGAGGGGCACAAGGCGGGGGAGGCGTCCCTCCTCGACGTCGTGGCGGGCGCCCTGCAGATCGGCGTGAAGCACCTCAGCGTCTACGCCTTCTCGACCGAGAACTGGAGCCGGAGTCCCGAAGAGGTCCGCTTCCTCATGGGCTTCAACCGGGATGTGCTGCATCGGCGCCGGGATCAGCTCAACGAATGGGGAGTCCGGGTCAGGTGGGCCGGACGCCGGCCGAGGCTCTGGCGCTCGGTGGTCGACGAGCTCGAGTACGCGCAGGATCTCACCGCCGGCAACTCGAAGCTGACCCTCACCATGTGCGTCAACTACGGCGGCCGCACCGAGATCCAGGATGCGGTGCGCCGGATCGCGGCGGATGCCGCGGCCGGCCGGATCCGGCCGGATCGGATCAGCGAGAAGACCATCCAACGGCACCTGTACACGGCCGACCTGCCCGACGTCGACTTGTTCGTGCGGAGCTCGGGCGAGCAGCGCACGAGCAACTTCCTCCTCTGGCAGTCCGCGTACGCCGAGATGGTCTTCCTCGACACCCTCTGGCCGGACTTCACGCGCGAGCAGCTCTGGGAGGCGATCCGCATCTACGCCTCGCGCAGTCGTCGCTTCGGCGGCGCGATCGACGCGCCGGGGGCGGTGTCGTGA